The Mesotoga sp. BH458_6_3_2_1 genome has a window encoding:
- the ade gene encoding adenine deaminase, translating into MGTNIIDIIPVARGDKPADVLLKNCKVVNVFSGEVEEANLALFRKRIAGIGDYEEGVEVIDLEGSYVVPGLIDAHLHIESSMVSPVEFSKTILARGTTTAIADPHEIANVMGLAGIEYMIRSTEGVPVNLYIMIPSAVPASTMETSGATISVMDMIGFVEKFQNRVLGLGEVMNFPDIINGDRDSIAKIELIRHKYKKIDGHIPGVLGKPLNAYICAFVRSEHECTTVEEAREKLSRGMQILIREGSVERNLVPLLPLINDKTYPFVSFCTDDKHPDDIIREGHIDHNVRKAIKHGIEPIIAIRAATINTARHYNLRSMGAIAPGYKADLVVVDDLNSFSPRIVFKDSKVVARDGKLVADVISRSFPQEKINTFKCQKISENDLKVVAEGRRIRVIELLGSEVLTGASVAVARIRDDFVVSDPSHDILKLAAICRYSEEKSMSVAFAKGSGLKRGAVATSVGHDSHNLGVLGVSDSDMVFAANRVIEMGGGLVAVVDGKIISELPLKIAGLMSDLTSREVAERLVELKEAAKSMGSILPDLFMTLSFVQLSVIPKLKLTNLGLVDVEKNGFVPLFVEEGENV; encoded by the coding sequence ATTGGAACGAATATCATTGATATAATTCCAGTAGCGCGTGGTGATAAGCCTGCCGATGTTCTACTGAAAAACTGCAAAGTGGTCAACGTGTTCAGTGGCGAAGTTGAAGAAGCAAATCTGGCTCTTTTCAGGAAGAGAATAGCCGGAATTGGTGATTATGAAGAAGGCGTGGAGGTCATCGACCTCGAAGGTTCGTACGTAGTACCTGGCCTTATTGACGCTCATTTGCACATAGAATCATCGATGGTATCACCCGTCGAATTCTCCAAGACGATTCTTGCACGAGGAACCACAACGGCGATAGCAGATCCTCACGAAATTGCCAACGTCATGGGCCTTGCCGGAATAGAGTACATGATAAGGTCAACAGAGGGCGTTCCCGTTAATCTGTACATAATGATTCCTTCCGCAGTACCAGCTTCCACAATGGAAACGTCGGGAGCAACTATCAGTGTCATGGATATGATAGGGTTCGTTGAGAAATTTCAGAATAGGGTTCTAGGTCTGGGCGAAGTGATGAACTTTCCCGATATCATCAACGGTGATAGGGACTCAATAGCAAAGATCGAATTGATTAGGCATAAATACAAGAAGATAGACGGACACATACCTGGCGTTCTAGGGAAGCCCCTCAACGCTTATATATGTGCATTTGTGAGGTCTGAACACGAGTGTACAACCGTCGAGGAAGCTCGTGAAAAACTCTCAAGAGGTATGCAGATTCTAATTAGAGAAGGCAGTGTTGAGAGAAACCTCGTTCCGCTTCTTCCACTCATAAATGACAAGACTTATCCATTCGTCTCTTTCTGTACTGACGACAAGCACCCTGACGACATTATCAGGGAGGGTCACATTGATCACAATGTCAGAAAGGCCATAAAACACGGTATTGAGCCGATAATTGCGATAAGGGCGGCAACTATAAACACGGCAAGACACTACAATCTCAGGTCAATGGGAGCAATTGCACCCGGATATAAGGCGGACCTTGTTGTGGTCGACGATCTCAATTCCTTTAGTCCGAGAATAGTCTTCAAGGACTCGAAGGTTGTCGCGAGAGACGGCAAACTTGTGGCGGATGTGATTTCCAGGAGCTTCCCTCAGGAGAAGATCAACACTTTCAAATGTCAGAAGATAAGTGAGAACGATCTCAAAGTGGTGGCTGAAGGAAGACGAATTAGAGTTATCGAGCTTCTGGGAAGTGAAGTCTTGACAGGAGCTTCGGTTGCGGTTGCGAGAATTAGAGACGACTTTGTTGTCAGTGACCCTTCGCATGATATATTGAAACTTGCGGCGATCTGTCGTTACAGCGAGGAAAAGTCCATGTCTGTTGCATTTGCAAAGGGTTCGGGATTGAAAAGAGGAGCTGTGGCGACTTCGGTCGGTCATGATTCACATAATTTGGGCGTACTAGGTGTAAGTGATTCCGATATGGTCTTCGCTGCCAACAGGGTGATTGAAATGGGCGGCGGTCTTGTGGCTGTAGTTGACGGAAAGATAATATCTGAGCTGCCTCTGAAGATAGCCGGACTCATGTCTGACCTCACCAGCAGAGAAGTTGCAGAGAGGTTGGTTGAACTGAAGGAAGCGGCAAAATCAATGGGAAGCATTTTACCAGATCTCTTCATGACCCTGTCATTTGTTCAGCTCTCGGTTATACCAAAATTGAAGTTGACGAATCTCGGCTTGGTCGATGTCGAGAAGAATGGCTTTGTACCGCTCTTCGTTGAGGAGGGTGAAAATGTCTGA
- a CDS encoding xanthine dehydrogenase family protein molybdopterin-binding subunit yields the protein MSDLQERVVGRKIKRVDALEKVDGRAKFAADVSFDRQVYCALVIAKKAHGILKAIDTSAAMRLPGVEGIFTWKDIPGENQLGDVIKDMPCLVKEGDKIRFYGDVVAVVAAKDKKTAEEAADLVKIEVEELRPVLTIEDALKDEILVHGNSNIGVSKKIRKGNPSGCFENSGLVFEGEFYAHYQEQAYMETQGVIVVPDIDYGFTVYGTMQCPYYVQGALSHVLGVPMSRIRVIQTETGGAFGGKEDVPSYVASYAAVASYNLKRPAKLIYSREIDIQITSKRHPIKSYYKVALEGKKIKAMQIEAYMDMGAYATLTPIVMFRTLVHAAGAYEIENVDVDVCAVYTNKVPPGAFRGFGSPQVLFAVESMLDDIAFQMGFDPMEFREINTLKRGSRTSTDHLLLHSVGAPETLSRVKKASNWQRLVAETEQFNKGNEDFKRGVGVSHIFYGVSLGAGGQALDKSGAHVLINKDGSVEVRIGGTEMGQGAKTVIAIMAAEELGQSIERILVHQPDTAFVPDSGPTVASRTTIYSGNAVRSACIALREKLIPVFREITGSSSAGVKFGGGSVYDEDGKRMRFDEIVEEAYKRNVKLFDTGWYETPKLNFDMENGIGEAYVTYSYASQVVQVEVDLATGSTKVLKAFTAHDVGKSVNPEGVIGQIQGGFAQGMGYAIYEDLKHRDGRIISDNFNTYIIPTVHEVPPELVIDVVEDPFPEGPYGAKGIGEPSLMPVPAAVANAVSMAIGKRVRRIPVTPEYVLSLIECDSSN from the coding sequence ATGTCTGATTTACAAGAGAGAGTTGTCGGCAGAAAAATCAAGAGGGTAGATGCGCTGGAAAAGGTCGATGGCCGGGCTAAGTTCGCTGCCGATGTTTCTTTTGACAGACAGGTTTACTGTGCTCTGGTTATTGCGAAGAAAGCTCACGGGATTCTCAAGGCGATTGACACTTCAGCCGCCATGAGGCTTCCCGGTGTGGAAGGTATTTTCACCTGGAAGGATATTCCCGGTGAGAACCAGCTTGGCGATGTCATAAAGGATATGCCTTGCCTTGTGAAGGAAGGAGATAAGATCAGATTTTACGGTGACGTAGTGGCGGTAGTTGCTGCGAAGGATAAGAAAACTGCCGAAGAAGCCGCTGATCTTGTAAAGATAGAGGTCGAAGAGCTACGGCCGGTACTGACAATAGAAGATGCCTTGAAGGACGAAATTCTTGTTCATGGAAATTCAAATATCGGAGTCTCGAAGAAAATTCGAAAAGGGAATCCTTCCGGATGTTTTGAGAACTCTGGGCTTGTTTTTGAAGGAGAGTTCTATGCGCACTATCAGGAGCAGGCATACATGGAGACCCAGGGAGTAATAGTGGTACCTGATATTGACTACGGTTTTACGGTCTACGGTACTATGCAGTGCCCTTATTACGTGCAGGGAGCGCTTTCACATGTTCTCGGCGTCCCGATGAGCAGGATCAGAGTCATACAGACCGAGACGGGCGGAGCATTTGGAGGCAAGGAAGATGTTCCCTCTTACGTCGCTTCATACGCAGCAGTTGCCTCCTACAATCTCAAAAGGCCCGCTAAACTGATATATTCTAGAGAGATCGATATTCAAATCACCTCAAAGCGTCATCCGATCAAGTCTTATTATAAAGTTGCTCTTGAAGGAAAGAAAATCAAGGCGATGCAGATTGAGGCCTATATGGATATGGGAGCTTATGCTACGCTCACACCAATCGTCATGTTCAGGACGCTTGTACATGCAGCGGGAGCTTACGAGATTGAAAATGTCGATGTCGACGTTTGCGCCGTCTACACCAACAAGGTTCCGCCAGGAGCTTTCAGGGGTTTTGGATCACCGCAGGTTCTCTTTGCTGTCGAAAGTATGCTTGATGATATAGCTTTTCAAATGGGGTTCGACCCCATGGAGTTCAGAGAAATCAACACGCTGAAGAGAGGATCGAGAACTTCTACAGATCATCTTCTGCTTCACAGTGTCGGTGCACCGGAGACACTATCGAGAGTCAAGAAGGCTTCGAACTGGCAGAGACTGGTGGCAGAGACTGAGCAGTTCAACAAGGGCAACGAGGATTTCAAGAGGGGTGTGGGAGTTTCTCACATCTTCTACGGTGTAAGTCTTGGCGCCGGTGGACAGGCTCTTGACAAGTCCGGCGCGCACGTCCTGATAAATAAGGACGGTTCTGTAGAAGTAAGAATCGGTGGAACGGAGATGGGACAGGGGGCAAAGACAGTAATCGCGATAATGGCTGCCGAAGAACTGGGTCAGAGCATAGAAAGAATCCTGGTCCATCAGCCGGACACGGCCTTTGTCCCGGACAGTGGACCGACAGTAGCCTCCAGGACTACTATCTATTCAGGAAACGCGGTAAGAAGTGCCTGTATTGCTTTGCGGGAAAAATTGATTCCCGTGTTCCGAGAAATAACGGGAAGCAGCTCCGCCGGCGTGAAGTTCGGAGGCGGCTCTGTTTATGATGAAGACGGAAAGAGAATGAGATTCGATGAAATAGTTGAAGAGGCTTATAAGAGAAATGTCAAGTTGTTTGATACCGGTTGGTATGAGACTCCGAAACTGAATTTCGATATGGAAAATGGGATCGGAGAGGCATATGTAACCTACTCGTATGCGAGTCAGGTTGTACAGGTTGAAGTTGATTTAGCAACGGGCTCAACCAAAGTTTTGAAGGCTTTCACAGCTCATGATGTTGGAAAGTCCGTGAATCCCGAAGGAGTGATAGGGCAGATACAGGGAGGATTCGCTCAGGGTATGGGGTACGCAATATATGAAGATTTGAAGCATAGGGATGGCAGAATCATCTCCGACAACTTCAACACATACATTATCCCAACTGTCCATGAAGTTCCCCCTGAGCTCGTTATAGATGTGGTGGAGGATCCCTTCCCCGAAGGGCCGTACGGCGCTAAGGGAATTGGTGAACCATCACTCATGCCGGTTCCTGCCGCGGTTGCCAATGCCGTTTCCATGGCAATTGGAAAGCGGGTAAGAAGAATACCCGTAACTCCGGAATACGTGCTGAGTCTAATCGAATGTGATTCGAGTAATTAG
- a CDS encoding PLP-dependent cysteine synthase family protein has product MGKYVLGPTFEEMLHPEKIDRKTREIAWKMREEDPLDPINLYNISWRDIDNRIYYFVLPKEFTGVDANIVVLYGKDFPTGSHKVGATYSILMEKVLRGEVDPTYHTLVWPSTGNYGIGGAWVGCRMKFDSVVILPEEMSSERFDIIREYGARVIATPGCESNVKEIYDKAKELKAANPEKVRVLNQFDELGNYRFHYYVTGNTILEMMDELRLGNGRVSAVVATVGSAGTIACGDRLKEAYPEVKIIAGEPVQCPTLSLNGYGGHDIQGIGDKHVTWIHNVMNNDAVVALDDIECKKLLQVMTNDEGKRFLKEFLKEEDVETMADIFGISGVANIVGAIKMAKHYKMTGKDNIVTIATDNMDRYHSVMANMTKTYGSLTRDEAKHRFESFALGAKTDWIFEGTMENRMRWHNLKYYTWVEQQGRTVEELNSTMSQDFWKAESGKIGEIDRLLLDYREKTR; this is encoded by the coding sequence ATGGGTAAGTATGTGCTTGGTCCAACGTTCGAGGAAATGCTGCATCCAGAGAAGATCGACAGAAAAACGAGAGAGATTGCCTGGAAGATGAGGGAGGAAGATCCTCTGGATCCGATAAACCTGTACAACATTTCCTGGAGAGATATCGACAACAGGATCTACTATTTCGTTCTTCCGAAGGAATTCACTGGAGTAGATGCGAACATTGTCGTCCTGTACGGAAAGGATTTCCCGACGGGCAGCCACAAGGTGGGAGCGACTTATTCGATTTTGATGGAAAAGGTTTTGAGGGGCGAAGTAGATCCAACCTACCACACTCTGGTCTGGCCTTCCACTGGCAACTATGGAATCGGAGGTGCTTGGGTCGGATGCAGAATGAAGTTCGATTCCGTGGTCATTCTTCCCGAAGAGATGTCCTCTGAGAGATTCGACATAATTAGAGAGTATGGCGCGAGAGTTATAGCAACCCCCGGCTGTGAGTCGAACGTGAAGGAGATTTACGACAAAGCAAAAGAATTGAAGGCAGCCAATCCAGAAAAAGTGCGTGTTTTAAATCAGTTTGACGAGCTCGGAAACTATAGATTTCATTATTATGTGACAGGAAACACGATTCTGGAGATGATGGACGAGCTCAGGCTCGGTAACGGCAGGGTCTCCGCGGTCGTTGCAACGGTCGGCTCGGCAGGAACTATCGCTTGCGGCGACAGGCTAAAGGAAGCATATCCTGAAGTAAAGATCATTGCAGGAGAACCTGTGCAGTGCCCGACTCTTTCGCTCAATGGCTATGGTGGCCACGACATTCAAGGAATCGGAGACAAACACGTAACCTGGATTCACAATGTGATGAACAACGATGCCGTTGTTGCGCTTGACGACATAGAATGCAAGAAACTACTACAAGTGATGACCAACGACGAGGGCAAGAGGTTTTTGAAGGAGTTTCTCAAGGAAGAAGATGTGGAGACAATGGCAGATATATTCGGTATCTCGGGAGTTGCGAATATCGTCGGGGCGATAAAGATGGCGAAGCACTACAAAATGACCGGCAAAGACAACATCGTGACCATTGCAACAGACAACATGGATCGCTATCATTCTGTGATGGCGAACATGACAAAGACCTATGGCAGCCTAACCAGAGATGAAGCGAAGCACAGGTTCGAATCGTTTGCCCTTGGAGCAAAGACAGACTGGATATTCGAAGGGACAATGGAGAACCGAATGAGATGGCACAATTTGAAGTATTATACCTGGGTTGAGCAACAGGGAAGGACAGTTGAAGAACTCAACAGCACTATGTCTCAAGATTTCTGGAAGGCTGAGAGTGGAAAGATTGGCGAGATCGACAGGCTCCTCCTGGATTACCGGGAAAAAACCAGATAA
- a CDS encoding ABC transporter substrate-binding protein encodes MRKLLLLSIVLIFSLVLSATTIQFWHAMGGWRIDFLQSQADAFMELHPDIKVEVQYTGSYRDTLNKMIAGVQAGTAPHVVQVFEIGTQMMIDGEVAIPIEEMMEADPSFDIGKFMPQVLNYYRVNGRLYSMPFNSSNAIVFYNKTLFEKAGLDPNDPPTTFESFIDVARKLTVKDASGNVEQAGFTVSLNSWFFEQLMAAQDAPLINQNNGRTGRPTAAVFNTPEGLAIFEWWNAMSQEGTMINTKFEDWTAARNLFISQKVAMLMTSTSDVALMMESAETNGFELGSVFLPRPADSKAGGAIIGGGSLWLIDGHPDAETKAAWEFIKFMAGTEQQIEWHKATGYFPVRKDSVEKLVASGYYGDYPDHLTALLQLLLSVQSYNTNGAITGAFPEIRTVVTTAIEKMIAGEMTPVQALEYAEKGATQAIADYNEANY; translated from the coding sequence TTGAGAAAGCTTCTTCTTCTTTCTATCGTGTTGATCTTCTCGCTCGTATTGTCCGCAACTACAATCCAGTTCTGGCATGCAATGGGTGGCTGGAGAATTGATTTTCTGCAGTCTCAGGCAGACGCATTTATGGAATTACACCCTGACATCAAGGTTGAAGTGCAGTACACTGGAAGCTACAGAGACACTCTGAACAAGATGATCGCCGGGGTTCAGGCAGGAACGGCTCCTCACGTAGTTCAGGTCTTCGAGATCGGTACTCAGATGATGATTGATGGAGAGGTCGCAATTCCAATCGAAGAGATGATGGAGGCCGATCCGTCCTTTGACATCGGGAAGTTCATGCCCCAGGTACTCAACTATTACAGAGTGAACGGCAGGCTCTATTCCATGCCCTTCAACTCGTCCAACGCGATCGTATTCTATAACAAGACGCTTTTTGAGAAGGCTGGCTTGGATCCCAACGATCCACCAACGACTTTCGAAAGCTTCATCGACGTGGCTCGAAAGCTCACTGTGAAGGATGCCTCGGGGAATGTTGAGCAGGCAGGTTTTACAGTGTCTTTGAATTCCTGGTTCTTCGAACAGCTTATGGCAGCTCAAGATGCTCCTCTTATCAATCAGAACAATGGTAGAACGGGGAGACCTACGGCAGCGGTGTTTAACACGCCTGAGGGTCTTGCGATTTTTGAATGGTGGAATGCAATGTCCCAAGAAGGCACCATGATTAACACCAAATTCGAGGATTGGACCGCAGCAAGAAACCTGTTCATTTCTCAGAAAGTCGCAATGCTCATGACTTCAACTTCTGATGTAGCTCTTATGATGGAATCTGCGGAGACAAACGGATTTGAACTCGGCAGTGTTTTCTTGCCTAGACCGGCAGACTCAAAGGCCGGAGGAGCGATTATCGGCGGAGGTAGTCTGTGGTTGATTGACGGACATCCAGATGCAGAAACAAAGGCAGCATGGGAATTCATAAAATTCATGGCCGGAACAGAGCAACAGATTGAGTGGCACAAGGCGACCGGCTATTTCCCAGTCAGAAAAGACTCAGTTGAAAAGCTTGTTGCAAGTGGGTACTACGGTGATTATCCTGATCACCTAACGGCGTTACTGCAGCTTCTGCTTTCCGTGCAAAGCTACAATACAAACGGCGCAATAACTGGAGCTTTTCCTGAGATCAGGACGGTTGTGACCACTGCCATCGAGAAAATGATTGCAGGGGAAATGACGCCTGTCCAGGCGCTAGAATATGCCGAGAAAGGTGCAACACAAGCAATTGCTGACTATAACGAAGCAAACTATTAG
- a CDS encoding carbohydrate ABC transporter permease: MRKWLPYLLLVPTFLIIVLFIYYPAVEAFRLSLYRVSTFGNKTTFVGIQNYINLFNNEQYLSSVRLTVVYVGLSVTVSIFLGFIIAMLLTQNVPGTKLYRTFLFAPYAVSPAIAGTLWTFLLNPVVGHVNYVFMKLFGVQVEWLTSKPYAFYALIFATVWKILPFNMIFYIASIQNISGDLLEAATLDGAGVMKKTWRIIFPLVSPITFYLVIMNIVSTMFTSFAIVDVMTRGGPGGYTTNMIYRLYLDAFTYQKKGPASAQSVIMFMIMVVVTIIYFAVAERRVHYQ, from the coding sequence ATGCGAAAGTGGTTACCATATCTTTTGCTGGTGCCTACCTTTCTGATAATAGTCTTGTTTATCTACTATCCCGCAGTAGAAGCTTTCAGGTTGAGTCTTTACAGGGTGTCTACTTTCGGTAACAAGACTACTTTTGTGGGGATTCAGAACTACATTAATTTATTCAACAATGAGCAGTATCTCTCATCGGTGCGGTTGACAGTGGTTTACGTGGGACTATCTGTGACGGTCTCAATATTTCTTGGCTTCATAATTGCTATGCTACTTACTCAGAATGTTCCTGGCACAAAGCTCTACAGGACTTTCTTATTTGCTCCTTATGCAGTTTCACCAGCAATTGCCGGTACGTTATGGACCTTTCTCCTAAACCCGGTTGTTGGTCATGTCAACTATGTGTTCATGAAGCTTTTCGGAGTTCAGGTCGAATGGTTGACTTCGAAACCGTATGCATTCTATGCCTTGATCTTCGCTACGGTATGGAAAATACTTCCCTTTAATATGATCTTTTATATTGCCAGCATCCAGAACATCTCAGGGGACCTGCTTGAGGCAGCTACTCTGGATGGTGCTGGGGTGATGAAGAAAACATGGAGAATCATCTTCCCCCTGGTCTCACCAATAACGTTCTATCTCGTAATAATGAATATTGTTAGCACGATGTTCACGTCGTTTGCAATAGTCGATGTAATGACTAGGGGCGGACCTGGCGGCTACACAACTAATATGATCTACAGATTGTACCTGGACGCCTTCACTTATCAGAAAAAGGGGCCTGCCTCTGCGCAGAGCGTAATAATGTTTATGATTATGGTAGTTGTGACTATCATCTACTTTGCCGTTGCAGAAAGGCGAGTTCACTACCAATGA
- a CDS encoding carbohydrate ABC transporter permease, with protein sequence MKKSTRKILNTVIIEVVLISVSFIFIMPVILAITMSLQPPQSVFSFPPKFFPTAFHIKNYFDAFKTVPFARLLLNSAIVSVAITLGKLVTGTLAGYAFSNFRFTGRGLAFGFLFATLFLPAETIMIVPLFSLMNRFGWVNTYWALTIPFMASATNTFLMRQQFMTIPLSLEDAARIDGAGPIKYFLKILLPLSKSVIAGSAIINFVYSWNIYLWPLIVTMEDKMKTVQIGVKMLIDAESANNWGIIMAGTMIAVIPTLIVFFLLQNLFVKSLVGTGIKE encoded by the coding sequence GTGAAGAAGTCAACTAGAAAAATTCTGAATACAGTGATTATTGAAGTCGTGCTGATTTCGGTCTCTTTCATTTTCATCATGCCGGTGATCTTGGCTATTACAATGAGCCTTCAGCCGCCTCAAAGTGTCTTTTCCTTCCCTCCGAAGTTTTTCCCGACAGCGTTTCATATCAAGAACTACTTCGATGCTTTCAAGACTGTTCCATTCGCGCGTCTGCTTCTAAACAGCGCGATCGTATCTGTAGCGATTACTCTTGGCAAGCTAGTAACGGGAACACTTGCGGGATACGCCTTTTCAAACTTCAGATTTACCGGAAGAGGACTGGCCTTCGGTTTTCTATTTGCAACTCTCTTCCTGCCGGCTGAAACGATAATGATTGTTCCACTGTTTTCGTTGATGAACAGATTTGGGTGGGTGAATACCTACTGGGCGCTGACTATCCCATTTATGGCGAGTGCAACAAACACTTTCTTGATGAGACAGCAGTTCATGACGATCCCTCTTTCTCTGGAGGATGCTGCAAGGATCGATGGTGCCGGTCCTATAAAGTATTTCTTGAAGATCCTTCTGCCTCTTTCTAAATCGGTTATTGCGGGCTCGGCAATCATAAACTTTGTTTATTCTTGGAACATATATCTCTGGCCGTTGATAGTTACGATGGAAGATAAGATGAAGACTGTGCAAATTGGAGTTAAAATGCTTATCGATGCCGAATCAGCGAATAACTGGGGGATAATCATGGCCGGGACTATGATTGCAGTCATTCCGACGCTTATAGTTTTCTTCCTGCTGCAGAATCTCTTCGTGAAAAGTCTTGTCGGCACAGGCATAAAGGAATAA
- a CDS encoding LTA synthase family protein, with amino-acid sequence MKRTYQWTTKATALIVVLIIVKFLVFYGYTAELARASLLLGTLSWLAFLLLLFWVVFRGKFFLLYCVISCILFVDFLYFQYFGFLPSVKELVHVGHVGAVKDSIIYVLHPVSFIFIVDLIPVGFYLRRKTFPVEEWTGRKPGYTDIIIAIVMLISLIVPFSSEALQSYFVFNRYGVLAYHMYDLVKAIPGVDKGITVDERVSYKGYVNKMAEAGKYFSIAKDRNIIIIQLESFQDFLVNFTYNGQEITPNLNRLASADSFYFDEVYQQVGAGNTSDCEFVVLNSMHSLGEVSVYQTREDNSFYSLPSLLKSEGYHTVAFHGNNGWFWNREKIYPSLGFSDFISLEDMDSDEIIGFGLSDFSLFRQTLEHLENIVEPFFAFIVTLTSHNPYEIPEELRRIELLPEHEETLFGNYIQSVNYADRALGEFIEGLEKAGLYENSLIILYGDHAGLYPFNKENRDIMTDLLHSEYDFPQAMNVPLIFHMPGSDLRIVNSTVGGQIDFFPTLLNLIGIVERNGILFGVDLLNASRGFAALTHYVPEGSFIDNNRVFIMSSDGILNNSSAIDRKSGTEIAPFSCLDGYKDSIQQIAASKYFILNDSISNLTGAKSAKED; translated from the coding sequence TTGAAAAGAACTTATCAATGGACAACAAAGGCCACGGCGCTAATAGTAGTTCTGATTATCGTAAAATTCCTTGTATTTTACGGTTATACTGCTGAGCTTGCAAGGGCCTCCCTCCTGCTTGGCACGCTTTCCTGGCTGGCATTCCTTCTGCTGCTTTTCTGGGTGGTGTTCAGAGGGAAGTTCTTTCTTTTGTACTGTGTTATATCGTGTATTCTCTTCGTTGATTTTTTGTACTTCCAGTATTTCGGGTTTCTACCTTCAGTGAAAGAACTTGTTCATGTCGGACACGTAGGTGCGGTAAAAGACAGCATAATTTACGTCCTTCATCCGGTAAGCTTCATTTTTATAGTGGATTTGATACCTGTTGGTTTCTATCTGAGAAGAAAGACTTTTCCTGTCGAAGAATGGACAGGAAGAAAGCCAGGGTACACGGATATCATTATAGCAATTGTCATGCTGATAAGCCTGATCGTACCTTTTTCCTCTGAAGCGCTGCAGTCTTACTTTGTCTTCAATAGATACGGTGTGCTCGCCTACCACATGTATGATCTGGTGAAGGCAATCCCCGGTGTTGACAAAGGAATAACCGTTGACGAAAGAGTCTCGTACAAAGGTTACGTAAATAAGATGGCCGAAGCAGGCAAATACTTTTCTATTGCAAAAGACAGAAATATCATCATAATACAACTAGAGTCCTTCCAGGACTTCCTTGTTAATTTCACCTATAACGGTCAGGAAATTACACCGAACTTAAATCGTTTGGCCTCGGCCGATTCCTTCTATTTTGATGAAGTATATCAACAGGTTGGAGCGGGCAATACTTCCGATTGCGAATTTGTTGTTCTGAATTCAATGCATTCGCTCGGAGAAGTCTCCGTATATCAGACAAGAGAAGACAACAGTTTTTACAGTCTGCCATCGCTTCTCAAGTCTGAAGGCTACCACACAGTTGCATTCCATGGCAACAACGGGTGGTTCTGGAATCGCGAGAAGATCTATCCGTCATTAGGTTTTTCCGATTTCATAAGCCTTGAGGACATGGACAGCGATGAGATTATTGGTTTTGGACTTAGTGATTTCTCACTGTTCAGGCAAACGCTGGAACATCTAGAAAATATTGTGGAACCGTTCTTTGCATTCATCGTGACGCTCACGAGCCACAATCCGTATGAAATTCCCGAGGAATTAAGAAGAATCGAGTTGCTTCCCGAGCACGAAGAGACCCTCTTTGGAAACTACATTCAGTCTGTCAATTATGCAGACAGGGCTCTCGGCGAATTCATAGAAGGTCTTGAGAAGGCGGGACTGTACGAAAACTCCCTGATAATCCTCTATGGTGATCACGCCGGGCTGTACCCGTTTAACAAAGAGAACAGAGACATCATGACCGATCTGCTTCATAGCGAGTACGATTTTCCGCAGGCGATGAATGTGCCGCTGATCTTTCACATGCCGGGTTCCGACCTTAGAATAGTTAACTCTACCGTTGGAGGTCAGATTGACTTCTTCCCGACTCTTCTGAATCTCATAGGAATAGTTGAGAGAAACGGGATCCTCTTCGGGGTTGATCTCTTGAATGCTTCACGGGGATTCGCCGCATTAACTCACTACGTCCCCGAAGGCTCCTTCATAGATAACAACAGGGTATTTATCATGTCAAGCGACGGAATCCTCAACAACAGCAGCGCAATTGACAGGAAGAGCGGTACAGAGATAGCTCCTTTCAGTTGCCTGGACGGATATAAAGACTCCATACAGCAGATAGCTGCCTCGAAGTATTTCATACTCAACGACTCGATATCGAATCTGACGGGCGCAAAAAGCGCTAAAGAAGACTAG